From Candidatus Tanganyikabacteria bacterium:
GACTTGAATCCTTCGTCCCGGAAGGCCACGTGGTCGGTGGCTCCCGAGTTTGTGCGATATAGTGGCAAGTCCAACTTGTGCGTCTTGTTGACGTGCTGATACCAGTCCCAGAGATCGCCGTCCGGCCGCTCAATTTCGATGGCCCGGTCGTCGTCCGAGTCCCAGCCGACCATGTCGAGCGTGTGGACCGACGAGACGTTGGCCTTCTGCTTGCGCAGGTCGCGGGCCCAGGCGTAGCTGCCGACCAGGCCCAGTTCTTCCTGGTCGAACCAGGCGAACGTGATGTTGACCTTGCGACCGGCCAGGTCGTCGAGCACCGCGGCCGCCTCGAGCACGGCCGCCGAGCCCGAACCGTTGTCGTCGGCGCCCGGGTTGCTCACCGAGTCCATGTGCGCGCCCACGATGATGGTCTCGTCGGTGGGCGACTCGGCCGGCAGGGTAGCCAGGACGTTCTGGCCGCGGCTGCTGTAGGCGTGGCGCTGGACCTGGTAGCCCAGACCCTCGAGGGTGGCCTGCAGGTAGTTGCGGGTCAGGTCGCGGCCCTCGGTCCCGCCGCGCTCTTTGATGAAGCGCCCGTCGGGCAGGGCCTTCTTGCCGGTGAGGGTGGCCAGCGCCGCTTCCAGGCGGGCCCTGTCGACGCGGGTCTCCGGCTGGTCGTCGCGCGCCGCGGCCCGCAAGGCGGTCGCCGCCGTGGGCGCGGGAGCCTGCCGCTGGACACCGCAGGCAACCAGCGCCAGAGTAGCAATCCCGGTTCCGAGTAGCCGCTTCATCAATGCCAGGTTAGCATACAGTTAAGCGGAGTTAAAGAGCCCTGTTGCCGAGGGTGCGAGCGCGGGCACCTTCTCGGTCATCCGGAAGTCGACCGCCCCGTTGACCAGGCCGAAAGAACAGTTGTACGTGCCGCGCGTGCGCAGGCCGGTCGGGGTGGGCACCGTCTCGAAGACGATGTCGGAGTCGAGCACGAAGCTCGACAGCTTGCGGTTTAGGACCAGGCGTATGCCACCTTGATGGGGCGAGACGTCGAAGACGAGGCGCACCGGGTGGCCGTGCACGGA
This genomic window contains:
- a CDS encoding M28 family peptidase yields the protein MKRLLGTGIATLALVACGVQRQAPAPTAATALRAAARDDQPETRVDRARLEAALATLTGKKALPDGRFIKERGGTEGRDLTRNYLQATLEGLGYQVQRHAYSSRGQNVLATLPAESPTDETIIVGAHMDSVSNPGADDNGSGSAAVLEAAAVLDDLAGRKVNITFAWFDQEELGLVGSYAWARDLRKQKANVSSVHTLDMVGWDSDDDRAIEIERPDGDLWDWYQHVNKTHKLDLPLYRTNSGATDHVAFRDEGFKSVGICEEWVNHDTTPHYHRRSDTFETIDLDYLAAVTKLTVAAVGDMARKLPAPPASVRVPHNRFPGRDRTFHRHGLELGTH